AAAGAATTATCCTTCGCTAATTATTCTATAAGTATATTTTAGCCTTAGGATATCTCTTTGTAAAAGTGTAATAAGAAATAAAATAAATTAATATGCTTAGAACACTTTTAAGAGTGGTTCTAAACATATTATACGAGGAGGGAAATATCATGAAGAGGTCAAAACGATTTGAAATATTGGAACAAAGAGAAGTAAATAAAGACGGATTTGTAAAAGAATGGCCTGAAGTTGGATTGATAGCCATGAATGGTCCTAATGATCCAAAGCCAAGTATAAAAATAGAGAATGGAAAAGTAGTAGAATTAGACGGAAAAACTAGAAACGACTTTGATATGATAGATATATTTGTTGCTGATTATGCTATAAATTTAGATAAAGCAGTTGAAGTTATGGGAAAAGATTCAACTGAATTGGCAAAGATGATTGTGAATGTTGATGTGCCTAGGGAAGAAATAATTAAATTAACTACAGCTATGACACCAGCTAAGATTGTAGATGTGGTTGAGCAAATGAATGTAGTTGAAATGATGATGGCATTACAAAAGATGAGGGCAAGAAAAACACCTTCAAACCAATGCCATGTAACCAATGTAAAGGATAACCCTGTACAGATTGCAGCCGATGCAGCAGAGGCAGCATTGAGGGGATTCGATGAGATGGAAACTACAGTTGCTGTGGCCAGATATGCACCATTAAATGCATTGGCGTTATTGACAGGAGCACAGGTTGGAAGGGCAGGTATATTGACCCAATGTGCTGTTGAGGAAGCTACAGAGTTAGAACTTGGTATGAGAGGATTAACTTGTTATGCAGAGACTGTTTCTGTATATGGAACTGAAAGTGTTTTTGTGGATGGAGATGATACGCCTTGGTCTAAGGGATTCTTGGCATCTGCATATGCATCTAGAGGACTTAAGATGAGATTTACATCAGGTACTGGTTCAGAAGTATTGATGGGTTATGCAGAAGGTAAATCTATGCTTTACCTTGAGGCAAGATGTATATATGTTACTAGAGGAGCAGGAGTACAAGGTCTACAAAATGGTTCCATTAGTTGTATAGGGGTTCCGGGCTCAGTACCATCAGGAATCAGAGCTGTATTGGCAGAAAATCTTATAACAACAATGCTAGACATGGAAGTTGCATCAGGAAATGACCAAACTTTCTCCCATTCACCAATGAGAAGAACTGCAAGGACACTTATGCAAATGTTACCAGGAACAGACTTTATTTTCTCAGGATATAGTGCTGTGCCTAATTATGACAATATGTTTGCTGGTTCAAATTTCGATGCTGAAGACTTTGATGACTATAATATTATCCAAAGGGATTTAAAGGTAGATGGAGGATTGAAGCCTGTATCTGAAAAAGAAATTGTAAGTATAAGAAATAAAGCTGCTAAGGCAATTCAAGCTGTATTTAAAGGATTGGGATTGCCACAAATAACAGATGAAGAAGTAGAAGCTGCTACTTATGCCCATGGAAGTAAAGACATGCCAGAAAGGGATATGGTACAGGATATAAAGGCTGCTGAAGAGATGATGAAAAGAGGAATAACAGGTATAGATGTAGTGAAGGCACTTCATGAAAATGGATTTGAAGATATATCACAAAGGGTTCTTAATATGTTAAAACAAAGGGTTTCTGGAGATTATCTTCATACATCATCAATAATAGACAGCGATTTTAATGTAATAAGTGCAGTTAACGATCGCAATGATTATATGGGACCAGGAACGGGATATAGACTCAGTGAAGAGAGATGGAATGAAATAAAAGACATCCCTAATGCCAAGAGTCCAGAGGATTTTGAATAGAGATAAAAGCTCGAGAGGAGGTAAAATAATGGCTGTTAATGAAAAAATTATTAAAGAGATAGTAGATGAAGTATTAAAGAGTTTAAATAGTAAAGATAATAATTCATCAAATATTAGCAATAAAAGAGAAGATAATTGTAAAGATGGATTGAAACTTGAAGTACTGGGAGATGCCAAAAAAGGTACTAGAAATGATGAGGTAGTTATAGGTATCGCTCCAGCATTTGGAATATATCAAAATAAAACTATAAATAAATTACCCCATGATAAAGTATTGAGAGAATTAATTGCTGGTATAGAAGAAGAGGGATTAAAGGCACGTATTGTAAGGGTTAATAGAACTTCAGATGTGGCATTTATAGGATTAGATGCTGCAAAGTTAAGTGGCTCAGGAATAGGTATAGGATTACAGTCTAAAGGAACTATTATTATTCACCAAAAAGATTTATTTCCATTAACTAATTTGGAATTATTCCCCCAAGCCCCAGTAATTACTTTAGATGTATATAGGTCTATAGGAAAGAATGCAGCTAAATATGCCAAAGGAGAGTCTCCAAACCCAGTAGCTACAATCAATGATCAAATGGCTAGACCAAAATTTCAGGCATTAGCGGCACTTTTGCACATAAAGGAAACAGAGCATGTGGATAAAAATGCTAAAACTCAAGAGATAAAATTTGAAATTTAATATGTGGAGGTGAAGATAATGAATAATGAAAAAATGATAGAGGAAATTGTAAAAGAAGTAATGATGTCAATGGGTGGAAATATAGAAGAGAAAGTAGAATCTAAGTCTGATAGCAAGAATCTAAATAGTGATATAAATCCAAATAGAGATTATCCATTGGCTAAAAAAAGACCAGAGCTAGTTAAAACACCTACAGATAAAAAGTTAGACGATATAACATTGGGCGGAGTGTTAGAAGGAAAAATAAATGCTAATGATGTGAGGATAGCACCAGAGACTTTGGAGATTCAAGCACAAGTTGCTGAAGGAGTAGGCAGAGATGCCTTTGCTAAAAATTTGAGAAGAGCAGCAGAGCTTATAGCAGTACCAGATGATAGGATATTAGCTATATACAATGCCCTTAGACCTAATCGTTCTACTAAATCAGAGCTTTTAGAGATAGCTGATGAATTGAAAAATGAATACGGTGCAGTAATAAATAGTGATTTTGTAAAAGAAGCGGCAGAAGTGTATGAGAAAAGGGGCATGCTTATAAAGGAATAGTTAGCTGATAGTATCTGGGAGGTTTTTGATATGAAATTAATAGCAGGTATAGATATTGGAAATGCCACCACAGAAACAGCCATAGCTAAAATTTATGACAACGATGTGGAATTTATATCCAGTGGAATAGTTGAAACCACAGGTATAAAGGGAACTAGAGAAAATATTCATGGGGTATTTGCCTCCCTTAAGCAAGCATTAAAAAAGGGTAAAGTAGATATTGAAGATTTAGATTTAGTTAGAATAAATGAGGCAGCGCCAGTAATTGGTGATGTGGCAATGGAAACTATTACTGAAACTATAATTACTGAATCTACAATGATTGGACATAATCCATCCACACCTGGGGGAATAGGTCTAGGTGTGGGATATACAATAAATATAAAAAATATAAAGAATATGACAGAGAAAAAGCCTCTGATAGTAATAGTGCCAAAAGAAGTGGATTTTTTACAGGCTTCGTCCATTATCAATGAGGCCATAGAAAGTGGCATGGATATACAAGGAGCTATAGTACAGAGTGATGATGGTGTCCTTATAAATAATAGAATATCTAAGGTTATTCCTATAGTAGATGAGGTAGCCTTGATAGAGAAGGTACATGAAGGAGTAAAGACAGCTATAGAGGTAGCACCAGTTGGTGGAGTAGTGGAAGTTCTTTCTAACCCCTTTGGTATAGCAACAGAGTTTGGTCTTGACTCCCAAGAGACTAAAATGATAGTGCCTATAGCTAGAGCCCTTATAGGAAATAGATCAGCTGTAGTAATAAAGACCCCTAAAGGGGATGTAAAGGAGCGAAAAATTCCTTCAGGGAAGATAAATGTATTGGGAAAAAAGAGAAAAATGGATATAGATGTAGATGAAGGTGCATCGGCAATAATGGATGTATTAAGGGAATGTAACCCCATAGAAGATATAAAAGGAGAACCGGGTACCAATGCAGGAGGCATGTTAGAGAAAGTAAGACAGGTAATGGCTAATCTTACTAGTCATCATCCCAATAGTATAAAGATACAAGACTTATTGGCAGTAGATACCTTTGTACCACAAAAGGTAAAGGGAGGTCTTGCAGGAGAGTTTTCCATGGAAAATGCAGTAGGTATTGCAGCGATGGTAAAGTCGGATAAATTACAAATGCAGATGATAGCAGATGAATTGGAAAAAGAGATAGGCATTGAAGTTGAAGTTGGTGGAATAGAGGCAGATATGGCCATAAGAGGTGCCCTTACTACACCAGGGAGTAATACACCATTGGCTATATTGGATATGGGAGCAGGTTCCACAGACGCATCATTGATAAGTAGGGACATGGAAATAACATCTATGCATTTGGCTGGTGCGGGAAATATGGTAACCATGCTTATAAATACTGAATTGGGATTAGAAGATAAAGATTTAGCTGAAGATATCAAAAAATACCCCCTTGCTAAAGTAGAAAGTCTTTTTCATATAAGACATGAAGACGGATCGGTGGAGTTTTTTGAAAATCAATTGGATCCTAAAGTTTTTGCGAGAGTAGTAATACTGAAGGAAGAAAATATGATTCCTATCCCTATAAATGAGTCCTTAGAAAAGATAAAGATGGTCAGAAAGGCTTCTAAGAAAAAGGTGTTTGTGACCAATGCTATAAGGGCCCTTAAGATGGTAAGCACAACGGGAAATATAAGAGATATTGACTATGTAGTATTGCTGGGAGGTTCAGCACTGGATTTTGAAATTCCTCAATTAGTTACTGATAGTTTAGCCCAATATGGAATAGTATCGGGCAGGGCAAATATAAGAGGTATAGAGGGTCCCAGAAATGCAGTAGCTACAGGGTTGGTATTGTCATATGGAGAAGTGAAAGCAAATGAATAATAAACCTACTATAAATATATATTATTCAAATAGTATAAAAGACGATTCTTCATATACTCCATTAATATGGGGAATAGAAGAAGAGGGACTTCCCTATCAGTGTGCTTCTAAGGATTTAAATAATGCAATAGAATTGGCATATAATGCAGCAGAGAGTTCTAGATTAAGTGTTGGAATAGGCATAGATAATACTGGGGATGTGGTATTACATTATCAAAAATTAGATAAGGACAAGCCCTTATTTAAGATTAATATAGATGAAGGATCTGATTATCTAAGAAAATTAGGAGCCAATGGCGCTAGATTAATAAAAGGAATACCCTTTAAATCCTTTGAGGATGAAGATATTGAAGAAAAATTTGAGAATTCATTGGATACAGAAAAGGATAATGTGAAACAAGAAAATATAGATATAAAAGATATTGTAACGGAAGTGATAAAGAAACTATACGGTGAGGGGGTGTAATATTTGTATAAATTTGCACTGGGTATGATAGAAACAGTTGGCTTAGCAGCAGGAATAGAGGCTGCCGATACTGCAGTTAAATCTGCAAATATTAAGCTCTTGGGATATGAGTTGACAAGAGGTGGTGGTCTTGTAACAGTAAAGATTGCAGGAGATGTGGGAGCAGTAAAGGCCGCAGTTGAAGCGGGCAGCATTGCTGCTGAAAAAGTTAATAAAGTATGGAGCAAGCTTGTTATACCTAGACCCCATGATGAAATACAAGGATTGATTAAAAGTATGGAAACTGTTGGTTTATGTAATGATGAGACAGAAAAAAAAGAAAAGAAGTCAGAAAAAGAAGATAAAGAAATTGAAGAAGAACACAAAGAAGTTGAAACTATTAACATAAAAGAGGTTGAGACATCAGAAAATCAACAGAAAAAAGAGAAAATAGAACAGGAACCTTTAGTAGAAGAAGATTTAAATGAAGAAAATAATAAAAAAAAAGAAGATATCTGTAATCTCTGTGGGGATCCGAAATGCCCTAGAAAAAAGGGAGAATCCAGATCTCTTTGCATACACAACAAAAATAAAAGGAGGAATTAATAATGGGTGAAGCATTAGGAATGATAGAGACAAAAGGATTGGTAGGAGCAATAGAGGCAGCAGATGCAATGACAAAATCAGCAAATGTTACATTAATAGGATATGAAAAGATAGGCTCAGGATTAGTTACAGTAATGGTAAGGGGAGATGTGGGAGCAGTAAAGGCATCTACAGATGCAGGAGCTTCTGCAGCAGAAAGAGTTGGAGAATTGGTATCTGTACATGTGATTCCAAGACCACATATGGACACAGAAAGAATTTTACCAAAGGTTGATAAAGAATAGTAATGATTGGATTATAAGTATAGGGAGAGAGTTCTATGACACAGATTGATAGGGCACTAATTGAAAAAATAACAGAAGAAGTAAAGAGACAGATACAGAAATATGAAACAGGTATCCCTGTGGGTGTATCCAATAGACATATACATCTTAGTCAGCAGGATTTATATAGGTTGTTTGGAGATGGGTATCAGCTAACTAAATATAAAGATTTAAGTCAGCCTGGACAATTTGCAGCTAAAGAGACAGTAACTATAATAGGGCCCAAGGGTAGCTTTGAAAGGGTTAGAATATTGGGCCCTGTAAGAGAAGATACCCAAATAGAAATATCTGTATCTGATGGATTCAAACTAGGAATAATTCCCATAGTTAAAGAGTCTGGAGATATTGATGGTACACCAGGAGTAATTATAGAAGGGCCTAAAGGAAAGGTTCAAAAAGACCAAGGAGTAATAGCGGCACTTAGACATATTCATATGCCTGTAGATTATGCCAGAGAACATGGCTTTAATAATGGAGATATGGTGACTGTATTGACAGAGGGAATAAGAAAGACTGCATTTTACAATGTATTGATAAGGGTTTCAGATAAATACAATCTGGAAATGCATATAGATATGGATGAAGCAAATTCTTCAGGGCTCAAGAACGGTGACAGGGTAAAGATAGTGAAAAAATAAAGGGAGTATTTATATGAATCTTTCAAATGTAAATGAATACATTGAAAAATTTAATAAACTGATAATGAACAAAGAGAGTAAATTTGAAGAGGGTAATCTAAAGGTAGGAATAGATTTGGGAACAGCTAATATAGTATTGGCAGTGGTAGATGAGGCAGGAAACCCCATAGCAGGAGCATCTAGAGAAGCAAAGGTAGTAAAGGATGGACTAGTAGTAGATTACGTGAAGGCCATAGATATAGTCAGGGAATTGAAGGCAGAGGTAGAAGATATTTTGGGAGAAGATATAAAAGAGGCAGCAGTAGCCATTCCCCCAGGAACCTTGAAAGGCAATACAAAGGCTATAGCCAATGTAGTGGAATCTGTAGGTATAGAAGTTATAAATGTAGTAGACGAACCCACAGCAGCAGCATCAGTATTAAAGATTACCGATGGAGCAGTTGTAGATGTAGGGGGAGGTACTACAGGTATAAGTGTATTGAAGGATGGAAAAGTAATATATGTAGCTGATGAACCCACAGGTGGGACCCATATGACTTTGGTGTTAGCTGGTAGTTATAGGCTTTCCTTTGATGAGGCAGAAAATATAAAAAGAGAGGCTAAAAGGGAGAAGGAAGTATTTACAGTAGTAAAACCAGTGGTGGAAAAAATGGCTGATATAGTAAAGAGGCATCTATCCAATTACCCTGTGGACAAGATATATATAGTTGGAGGGGCATGTAGCTTCAGTGAATTTGAAGATGTGTTTACAAAGTATATAGGGACAGAAAGTGTAAAACCATCGATGCCCCTTTTAGTTACTCCCCTAGGTATAGCATTAAATTGTAATAGGGATGGTGAATAGATTGGGTTTTGATGAAATGATAGAGATTATTGTAAAAGAAGTAGTAAAAAGAATAAATAGTGAAATACAGCCTCCAAAGAAAGAAGCATTGTTGATATTTACAGGTGCAATATCAGGATGTAATGATGCTTTAAATGCATTGAAAAAAATGGGTAAAGAGGGTTATAACTTTAAAGTAGTTTTATCTGAGAGTGCCCAGCAGATATTGGACCAAGATAAGATAAAAGAAGAGCTGGATGTGACAGATATATATGTGGATGGAACTCCAGAGAATGTAGACTATTTGAAAAGGGATATAGATAAAATAGTGATTCCTACATTGACCAGAAATTCTGCTGCAAAAATAGCAATGGGTATATCGGATACATTGGCCACATATCTAGTATCTTGGGGTATAATGTCAAATATCCCCATAGTGGCATCTATAGATGGATGTAATCCTCAAAAGAGTAAATCATCAGCTTATAGGGATATGCTTAATAACAATATAGAGATATTGAAGGAGTATGGAATAGCATTAAAAGAGGCTAAGGATATCTATAAATGTGAAAAAAATATTGTCCAATGTGAATATAAAAAAGAAAAAGAAGTCTTCTTAGAGAAGAAATTGATTACTAGAGAAGATGTGATAAATGCCAAAAATAATAATCAGCAAATATTAGTTTCTAAAAACACTATAATTACCCAACTTGCAACAGATATAGCTCGACAAATAGGAGTTACTATAAAAACCACAAATTAAAGGTGGGTTTCATATGTATATAGGAAAAATAATAGGAGTGGTTGTATCTACCACTAAAGATCAGGGACTTGTAGGAAAAAAACTTTTAATAGTACAACCAATAGATACTAAAAACAATCCCATAGGAAATTGTGAAGTAGCCATAGATTCCGTAGGGGCAGGTGCTGGAGAAGTTGTACTGGTAGCTACTGGGAGTTCTGCAAGGCAGATTTTCAATGATGAAAAATCTCCAATAGATAGATCAATAGTGGCTATAATTGATAACATTGAAGTTACTCAATAAAGGAAGTGATATTTTGGGAAGGATATATACCAAAACTGGTGACAGAGGAGACACTGGTTTGTTTGGAGGTAGTAGAGTTAATAAGGACAACCTAAAAGTTGAGTGCTATGGAACAGTAGATGAAGCCAATTCTATGATTGGAGTAGCGTATTCGCTAGTAAAGAATAGAGAAATAAAAGATGAATTGAGAGAAATACAGAAGAGATTATTTATTGTGGGAGCTGAAATTGCCAGTGATGCCAATGGTGTAGAAAAACTTACCGATAAAATATCTCAGAGAGATGTAGAGTTATTGGAAGAGACTATAGATATACACACAGCAGAGGTTGAACCGCAAGATGGTTTTGTAATACCTGGGGGAGCCGTTTCAGCATCGACGCTGCACATGGCTAGGACCGTAGTTAGGAGAGCAGAGAGGCTCGTAGTTTCCCTGGATAATCAGGTTGAAATCAATAGCAATATAAAAAAATATTTAAATAGATTATCTGATGTATTATTCATAATGGCAAGGGTAGAGGAAAAATATAACTTTATTCAAGAAGTAAAATCAAGGGTACTAGATAGACTTAAAGATAATACAATAGAATGGAATTTGAGCTTGAAACTTAGCAAAAAGATGGCAGAGGCAGCAGAGAGAAAGGCAATAGAAATAGGAGTGCCTGTGGTATTTACTGTGATGGATGCAGGAGGAAATATAGTATTAGTTCATAGGATGGAAGACTCTTTGTTGGCAAGCCTAGATATATCTATGAATAAGGCATATACATCGTTGTCTCTAAAAATGTCCACTGATAAAGTTGCCAATATAGTAAAAGAAGACAGTAATTTATATGGCATACAGTGGAGTAATAAAGGCAGAATAGTTCCCTTTGGTGGAGGTTATCCATTGAAGCACAAAGGAAAAATTATTGGGGGAATAGGCGTAAGTGGCGGCACAGTTGAACAGGATGTTAAGGTAGCATTAAATGCATTAAAGGTATTTGAGATTGAAAGGAGTTAATAATTATGGCTATAGATACAATGGATATAGAAAAAGTAGTAAAGGCAGTTTTGGAAAAAATGGATACCGAAGGTCATTCTATAGAAGGACAAAGTCCCCAAAATGGTATATTTTCAGATATGGATATGGCCATAGAAGCAGCATGGAAAGCTCAAAAGAGATTTTTTAAAGAATATAATTTGGAAGATAGAAGTAGAATTATAAAGGCTATGAGGGAAGATCTCATGGAAAATGTAGAGCTCTTGGCAAGATTGGGAGTAGATGACAGTGGAATGGGAAGATATGAGGATAAACTAGTAAAAAACAAACTTACAATAGAAAAAACTCCTGGAGTGGAAGATTTAAAGGCAGAGGCATATACAGGGGATTCAGGTATTGCATTGATAGAGCTTTCTCCATATGGAGTAATAGGAGCAATAACACCTTCAACTAATCCATCAGAGACAGTAATATGTAATAGTATAGGGATGATAGCAGCAGGAAATTCAGTAGTATTTAGTCCCCATCCTGGTGCTAAAAATATATCAATGAAAACCATAGAAATAATAAACAATGCTATCAAAAGAGCAGGAGGACCAGATAATCTAGTAGTTACAGTGGACAATCCAAGTATTGAGAATGCCCAAAAGATGATGACCCATGAAAAGGTGAAGATGATTGTGGCCACAGGAGGTCCAGGAGTAGTTAAATCAGCAATGTCTAAGGGGAAAAAGGCCATAGGAGCTGGGGCAGGTAACCCACCAGCATTGGTAGATGAAACTGCTGATATAGAAAAGGCTGCAAGAGATATAATAGCAGGATGTAGTTTTGATAATAATTTACCCTGTATTGCAGAAAAAGAGGTAATAGTAGTAGATAGTGTGGCAGATT
The nucleotide sequence above comes from Clostridiisalibacter paucivorans DSM 22131. Encoded proteins:
- a CDS encoding propanediol/glycerol family dehydratase large subunit, with the translated sequence MKRSKRFEILEQREVNKDGFVKEWPEVGLIAMNGPNDPKPSIKIENGKVVELDGKTRNDFDMIDIFVADYAINLDKAVEVMGKDSTELAKMIVNVDVPREEIIKLTTAMTPAKIVDVVEQMNVVEMMMALQKMRARKTPSNQCHVTNVKDNPVQIAADAAEAALRGFDEMETTVAVARYAPLNALALLTGAQVGRAGILTQCAVEEATELELGMRGLTCYAETVSVYGTESVFVDGDDTPWSKGFLASAYASRGLKMRFTSGTGSEVLMGYAEGKSMLYLEARCIYVTRGAGVQGLQNGSISCIGVPGSVPSGIRAVLAENLITTMLDMEVASGNDQTFSHSPMRRTARTLMQMLPGTDFIFSGYSAVPNYDNMFAGSNFDAEDFDDYNIIQRDLKVDGGLKPVSEKEIVSIRNKAAKAIQAVFKGLGLPQITDEEVEAATYAHGSKDMPERDMVQDIKAAEEMMKRGITGIDVVKALHENGFEDISQRVLNMLKQRVSGDYLHTSSIIDSDFNVISAVNDRNDYMGPGTGYRLSEERWNEIKDIPNAKSPEDFE
- a CDS encoding propanediol/glycerol family dehydratase medium subunit, translated to MAVNEKIIKEIVDEVLKSLNSKDNNSSNISNKREDNCKDGLKLEVLGDAKKGTRNDEVVIGIAPAFGIYQNKTINKLPHDKVLRELIAGIEEEGLKARIVRVNRTSDVAFIGLDAAKLSGSGIGIGLQSKGTIIIHQKDLFPLTNLELFPQAPVITLDVYRSIGKNAAKYAKGESPNPVATINDQMARPKFQALAALLHIKETEHVDKNAKTQEIKFEI
- a CDS encoding diol dehydratase small subunit — translated: MNNEKMIEEIVKEVMMSMGGNIEEKVESKSDSKNLNSDINPNRDYPLAKKRPELVKTPTDKKLDDITLGGVLEGKINANDVRIAPETLEIQAQVAEGVGRDAFAKNLRRAAELIAVPDDRILAIYNALRPNRSTKSELLEIADELKNEYGAVINSDFVKEAAEVYEKRGMLIKE
- a CDS encoding diol dehydratase reactivase subunit alpha, whose amino-acid sequence is MKLIAGIDIGNATTETAIAKIYDNDVEFISSGIVETTGIKGTRENIHGVFASLKQALKKGKVDIEDLDLVRINEAAPVIGDVAMETITETIITESTMIGHNPSTPGGIGLGVGYTINIKNIKNMTEKKPLIVIVPKEVDFLQASSIINEAIESGMDIQGAIVQSDDGVLINNRISKVIPIVDEVALIEKVHEGVKTAIEVAPVGGVVEVLSNPFGIATEFGLDSQETKMIVPIARALIGNRSAVVIKTPKGDVKERKIPSGKINVLGKKRKMDIDVDEGASAIMDVLRECNPIEDIKGEPGTNAGGMLEKVRQVMANLTSHHPNSIKIQDLLAVDTFVPQKVKGGLAGEFSMENAVGIAAMVKSDKLQMQMIADELEKEIGIEVEVGGIEADMAIRGALTTPGSNTPLAILDMGAGSTDASLISRDMEITSMHLAGAGNMVTMLINTELGLEDKDLAEDIKKYPLAKVESLFHIRHEDGSVEFFENQLDPKVFARVVILKEENMIPIPINESLEKIKMVRKASKKKVFVTNAIRALKMVSTTGNIRDIDYVVLLGGSALDFEIPQLVTDSLAQYGIVSGRANIRGIEGPRNAVATGLVLSYGEVKANE
- a CDS encoding glycerol dehydratase reactivase beta/small subunit family protein encodes the protein MNNKPTINIYYSNSIKDDSSYTPLIWGIEEEGLPYQCASKDLNNAIELAYNAAESSRLSVGIGIDNTGDVVLHYQKLDKDKPLFKINIDEGSDYLRKLGANGARLIKGIPFKSFEDEDIEEKFENSLDTEKDNVKQENIDIKDIVTEVIKKLYGEGV
- a CDS encoding BMC domain-containing protein, whose amino-acid sequence is MYKFALGMIETVGLAAGIEAADTAVKSANIKLLGYELTRGGGLVTVKIAGDVGAVKAAVEAGSIAAEKVNKVWSKLVIPRPHDEIQGLIKSMETVGLCNDETEKKEKKSEKEDKEIEEEHKEVETINIKEVETSENQQKKEKIEQEPLVEEDLNEENNKKKEDICNLCGDPKCPRKKGESRSLCIHNKNKRRN
- the pduA gene encoding propanediol utilization microcompartment protein PduA, yielding MGEALGMIETKGLVGAIEAADAMTKSANVTLIGYEKIGSGLVTVMVRGDVGAVKASTDAGASAAERVGELVSVHVIPRPHMDTERILPKVDKE
- the pduL gene encoding phosphate propanoyltransferase; translated protein: MTQIDRALIEKITEEVKRQIQKYETGIPVGVSNRHIHLSQQDLYRLFGDGYQLTKYKDLSQPGQFAAKETVTIIGPKGSFERVRILGPVREDTQIEISVSDGFKLGIIPIVKESGDIDGTPGVIIEGPKGKVQKDQGVIAALRHIHMPVDYAREHGFNNGDMVTVLTEGIRKTAFYNVLIRVSDKYNLEMHIDMDEANSSGLKNGDRVKIVKK
- the eutJ gene encoding ethanolamine utilization protein EutJ, encoding MNLSNVNEYIEKFNKLIMNKESKFEEGNLKVGIDLGTANIVLAVVDEAGNPIAGASREAKVVKDGLVVDYVKAIDIVRELKAEVEDILGEDIKEAAVAIPPGTLKGNTKAIANVVESVGIEVINVVDEPTAAASVLKITDGAVVDVGGGTTGISVLKDGKVIYVADEPTGGTHMTLVLAGSYRLSFDEAENIKREAKREKEVFTVVKPVVEKMADIVKRHLSNYPVDKIYIVGGACSFSEFEDVFTKYIGTESVKPSMPLLVTPLGIALNCNRDGE
- a CDS encoding flavoprotein, whose amino-acid sequence is MGFDEMIEIIVKEVVKRINSEIQPPKKEALLIFTGAISGCNDALNALKKMGKEGYNFKVVLSESAQQILDQDKIKEELDVTDIYVDGTPENVDYLKRDIDKIVIPTLTRNSAAKIAMGISDTLATYLVSWGIMSNIPIVASIDGCNPQKSKSSAYRDMLNNNIEILKEYGIALKEAKDIYKCEKNIVQCEYKKEKEVFLEKKLITREDVINAKNNNQQILVSKNTIITQLATDIARQIGVTIKTTN
- a CDS encoding EutN/CcmL family microcompartment protein, whose translation is MYIGKIIGVVVSTTKDQGLVGKKLLIVQPIDTKNNPIGNCEVAIDSVGAGAGEVVLVATGSSARQIFNDEKSPIDRSIVAIIDNIEVTQ
- a CDS encoding cob(I)yrinic acid a,c-diamide adenosyltransferase translates to MGRIYTKTGDRGDTGLFGGSRVNKDNLKVECYGTVDEANSMIGVAYSLVKNREIKDELREIQKRLFIVGAEIASDANGVEKLTDKISQRDVELLEETIDIHTAEVEPQDGFVIPGGAVSASTLHMARTVVRRAERLVVSLDNQVEINSNIKKYLNRLSDVLFIMARVEEKYNFIQEVKSRVLDRLKDNTIEWNLSLKLSKKMAEAAERKAIEIGVPVVFTVMDAGGNIVLVHRMEDSLLASLDISMNKAYTSLSLKMSTDKVANIVKEDSNLYGIQWSNKGRIVPFGGGYPLKHKGKIIGGIGVSGGTVEQDVKVALNALKVFEIERS
- a CDS encoding aldehyde dehydrogenase family protein, encoding MAIDTMDIEKVVKAVLEKMDTEGHSIEGQSPQNGIFSDMDMAIEAAWKAQKRFFKEYNLEDRSRIIKAMREDLMENVELLARLGVDDSGMGRYEDKLVKNKLTIEKTPGVEDLKAEAYTGDSGIALIELSPYGVIGAITPSTNPSETVICNSIGMIAAGNSVVFSPHPGAKNISMKTIEIINNAIKRAGGPDNLVVTVDNPSIENAQKMMTHEKVKMIVATGGPGVVKSAMSKGKKAIGAGAGNPPALVDETADIEKAARDIIAGCSFDNNLPCIAEKEVIVVDSVADYLIFSMNKENVYHLENRADIDRLVKIVFDEQGRLNRKYVGKDAKFILNSAGIKCEEDVRAVIMEVEKDHPFVLEELMMPILPIVRVKDVEEGINLAVAVEQGNRHTAIMHSKNIDNLTRFAREVETTIFVKNAPSFAGLGYGGEGYATFTIAGPTGEGLTSARSFARKRKCSLVGGFSIK